A window of Methanobacteriales archaeon HGW-Methanobacteriales-1 contains these coding sequences:
- a CDS encoding restriction endonuclease subunit R — protein sequence MDSYTENITSISEANTRKQYIDPLLEKTGWLEKYIKEEVNSVKSNFKNKDFIYFNGSIERGVDRFIDYVLLDEDYTPLAIIEAKRFSKDPDIGRIQSRSYAQDIESQINYKVPIFLTNGQKWVLIDEYGIERKVSGPFSQSDLKRRRDLYKNRKDPRGVKLNTHIVDRARSVQIVRKLSEHFAECHRTALIEMATGTGKTRVAMALIDLLIKSNVVRNVLFIADRVALVRQAKDNGFKKYFTEPVADLRNGFNDNSRLYVTTVQTLMQGKETRLFEKFSPGFFDLIVFDEAHRSIYDRNNLIYQYFDCIKIGLTATPRERETQSTFDLFGKATAEYSYDEAVRDGVLVPYFAHIISTKVLNEGIKQENLDKFLKNHLRRQKVDPDELELTGSQFDRVFMDDKTNALIIKSFMEHCYKSDEGKPAKSIFFCASRNHAKHMKKVFGELFPKFSDEVQVITSNMARSDDEVERFKKQSNPRIALSVGMLDTGVDIPEICNLVFVKPVYSPIRFWQMLGRGTRNLQACKHKDWLPSGKKNDFLIFDFMIGGHSNIEFHELERGKGTGVPNDVLTTIFNNRVALLDKDLTSEQKELITGKIRVTMDELNEEFFLVREKASIISRIKNSDDLEGFVDPLIEEISPLMITQFGSNSKVSSFILKSEKLFECILDRDKEKIDKIRREVVFMISNVMEKDNLQVISEKKPQLIRARQSEFWEDLTFEDVEFLVIEVAPLMKYFEPTGNGIIDIPVADVITDWKKFEKEVQEDEELKRLLERNESVRKLKEGQGINSGELLDLERELSSLKPEITIEYIQKQQNIDFLQFLRDIIGLSRDDDPRMIIEKRFNDYIVENVHYTSRQVEFLMLLKKVFSERKHIEMKDLGGPPFEDENPLDLFSYEELVGIVDKCNEIRMC from the coding sequence ATGGATTCTTATACTGAAAATATTACATCAATTTCCGAAGCAAACACTAGGAAACAGTATATTGATCCTTTACTCGAGAAAACAGGTTGGCTTGAGAAATATATTAAAGAAGAAGTTAATTCTGTTAAATCTAATTTTAAAAATAAAGATTTTATTTATTTTAATGGTTCTATTGAACGTGGTGTAGATAGATTCATTGATTATGTTCTACTGGATGAAGATTACACACCCTTGGCCATCATTGAGGCCAAGAGATTTTCCAAAGATCCGGATATTGGCCGGATACAGTCCCGCAGCTATGCCCAGGACATTGAATCCCAAATTAATTATAAAGTACCTATTTTTCTAACCAATGGCCAAAAATGGGTTTTAATTGATGAATATGGTATTGAAAGGAAAGTAAGCGGCCCCTTTTCCCAGAGCGATTTAAAAAGACGCAGGGACCTTTATAAAAACCGTAAAGATCCTCGTGGTGTTAAATTAAATACTCATATTGTGGACAGGGCCCGCAGTGTGCAGATTGTGAGAAAATTATCAGAACACTTTGCTGAATGCCATAGAACAGCATTAATTGAAATGGCCACCGGTACCGGAAAAACCAGGGTGGCCATGGCCCTTATTGATTTGCTGATTAAATCCAATGTGGTGCGAAATGTCCTATTTATTGCTGATAGAGTAGCTCTGGTAAGACAGGCAAAGGATAATGGATTTAAGAAATATTTCACCGAACCAGTGGCTGATTTAAGGAATGGATTCAATGATAACAGCCGATTGTACGTTACCACGGTTCAGACTTTAATGCAGGGCAAGGAAACTCGTTTATTTGAAAAATTCTCCCCCGGATTTTTTGATTTAATTGTTTTTGACGAGGCCCACCGTTCCATTTATGATAGAAATAATCTCATTTATCAGTACTTTGATTGTATAAAAATTGGATTAACGGCCACACCTCGTGAGCGGGAAACTCAGAGTACCTTTGATTTATTTGGTAAGGCCACTGCTGAATATTCCTATGATGAGGCGGTGCGGGACGGGGTTTTGGTCCCCTATTTTGCCCATATCATCTCTACCAAGGTTTTAAATGAAGGGATAAAACAGGAAAATCTGGATAAGTTTCTCAAAAACCATTTAAGAAGACAGAAAGTGGATCCTGATGAGCTGGAATTAACTGGTTCTCAATTTGACCGGGTTTTCATGGATGATAAGACCAATGCCCTTATAATTAAAAGTTTTATGGAGCACTGCTATAAATCAGATGAAGGAAAACCAGCCAAGTCTATTTTCTTCTGTGCCAGCCGAAACCATGCCAAACACATGAAAAAAGTTTTTGGAGAACTATTCCCTAAATTCTCTGATGAGGTGCAGGTTATAACCTCTAATATGGCCCGCAGCGACGATGAAGTAGAACGCTTTAAAAAACAGTCAAATCCACGAATTGCCCTATCCGTGGGAATGCTGGATACGGGAGTGGACATTCCAGAAATCTGCAACCTGGTATTTGTAAAACCAGTCTATTCACCCATAAGATTCTGGCAAATGCTGGGCCGGGGAACACGAAACCTGCAAGCCTGCAAGCACAAGGATTGGCTGCCTTCGGGTAAGAAGAATGATTTCTTAATATTTGATTTTATGATTGGGGGCCATTCCAATATTGAATTCCATGAACTGGAAAGGGGAAAAGGTACTGGTGTGCCTAATGATGTTTTAACCACCATCTTTAACAACCGGGTGGCTCTTTTAGATAAAGATTTGACATCTGAGCAGAAGGAACTGATTACTGGAAAAATTAGAGTTACTATGGATGAGTTGAATGAGGAGTTCTTTTTAGTCAGGGAAAAAGCATCTATAATTTCCAGGATTAAAAATAGTGATGATTTAGAGGGCTTTGTTGATCCCTTAATTGAAGAAATATCTCCTTTAATGATTACCCAGTTTGGTTCTAATTCTAAAGTTTCCTCATTTATCCTGAAATCAGAAAAACTCTTTGAGTGTATTCTGGATCGTGATAAGGAAAAAATAGATAAAATACGCCGGGAAGTGGTCTTCATGATAAGTAATGTCATGGAAAAGGACAACCTCCAGGTAATAAGCGAGAAGAAACCCCAACTGATAAGGGCCAGGCAGAGTGAATTCTGGGAAGATTTAACCTTTGAAGACGTGGAATTTTTGGTTATAGAAGTAGCACCCTTAATGAAGTACTTTGAACCCACAGGAAATGGCATTATTGATATACCGGTGGCCGATGTAATCACCGACTGGAAGAAGTTTGAAAAAGAAGTCCAGGAAGATGAGGAACTTAAAAGACTTCTGGAACGGAATGAATCAGTTCGCAAATTAAAAGAAGGCCAGGGTATTAATTCAGGGGAGTTACTGGATTTAGAAAGGGAATTATCATCTCTAAAACCAGAAATAACCATAGAATACATTCAAAAACAGCAAAATATTGACTTTTTACAATTCCTGAGAGATATTATTGGCCTCTCCCGTGATGACGATCCAAGGATGATAATTGAGAAGAGATTTAATGATTACATAGTGGAGAATGTGCATTACACCTCCCGCCAGGTTGAATTTCTAATGTTACTGAAGAAAGTCTTCTCTGAGAGAAAACACATTGAAATGAAGGATCTCGGTGGGCCACCCTTCGAGGATGAGAATCCACTGGATTTGTTTAGTTATGAGGAGCTAGTGGGGATTGTTGATAAGTGTAATGAGATTAGGATGTGTTGA
- a CDS encoding restriction endonuclease subunit S, protein MISELPNGWTLKSIKEICSEISDGNYSSKYPKQSEFLDSGIPFIRANNLVNNTVIWEDMRFISKEKHELLKKGHLKENDVLITTRGVLGNVALVPKEFDDVNINAQIVRMKTDETIIIPKYLLLTFKSKEFKSQLVKKTTGTTLKQLPVRKLEKMLIVVPPINYQKKIVEILEKAEKLKEWRAEADELAYDYLKSVFINMFGHPLSKENTLAKVKLGDVIDIIVPTRDKPKSFTGTIPWVTLPDLKNSFYINNSKYKLSKKEAKPTKTRLFPKKTVLLSCAGSIGKVAIAECELYTNQQFYGLVCNEKKIIPEFLAYQLSFLGANFYKSIGGTSTLSFFKKDAALKINIILPDLKHQLKFTSLCNQIETLKTHQSQSKQEIDNLFNTLMQKAFKGELIC, encoded by the coding sequence ATGATCAGCGAATTACCTAATGGATGGACATTAAAATCAATTAAAGAGATTTGTTCAGAGATTTCAGATGGAAATTATTCTTCAAAATATCCTAAGCAAAGTGAATTTTTGGATTCAGGTATTCCGTTCATTCGTGCTAATAATTTAGTTAATAACACGGTAATCTGGGAAGATATGCGTTTTATTTCGAAAGAAAAACATGAATTATTAAAAAAAGGACATTTAAAAGAAAATGATGTTTTAATAACCACTAGGGGAGTTTTAGGGAATGTTGCATTAGTTCCTAAAGAATTCGATGATGTAAATATAAACGCACAAATAGTTCGAATGAAAACTGATGAAACAATTATAATACCTAAATATCTGCTACTCACTTTTAAATCGAAAGAATTTAAATCACAATTGGTAAAAAAAACAACTGGAACTACTCTAAAGCAATTACCTGTCAGAAAGCTCGAAAAAATGTTAATTGTAGTGCCGCCAATAAATTACCAAAAGAAAATAGTCGAAATTCTGGAAAAGGCTGAAAAACTGAAAGAATGGCGTGCCGAAGCTGATGAATTGGCCTATGATTATTTGAAAAGTGTATTCATTAATATGTTTGGACATCCCCTATCTAAAGAAAATACGCTTGCAAAAGTAAAATTGGGAGATGTTATTGACATCATTGTTCCAACAAGAGATAAGCCAAAGAGTTTTACAGGAACAATCCCTTGGGTAACATTGCCTGATTTAAAAAATTCATTTTATATTAATAATTCTAAATATAAACTCTCAAAAAAAGAAGCTAAACCAACTAAAACTCGGTTATTTCCAAAAAAAACTGTTTTATTAAGTTGTGCAGGTAGTATTGGGAAAGTTGCTATAGCTGAGTGTGAATTATATACCAATCAGCAATTTTATGGTTTGGTTTGTAATGAAAAAAAGATTATTCCTGAATTTTTGGCTTATCAATTGTCATTTTTAGGGGCTAATTTTTATAAAAGTATTGGCGGAACTTCAACTTTATCCTTTTTCAAAAAAGATGCTGCTTTAAAAATAAATATTATATTGCCTGACTTAAAACATCAACTGAAATTTACCAGTTTATGTAATCAAATAGAAACACTGAAAACACACCAATCACAATCAAAACAAGAAATAGACAACCTATTCAATACCCTAATGCAAAAGGCCTTTAAAGGAGAACTTATATGTTAG
- a CDS encoding DNA methyltransferase: MLDSDLKSKINQLWDKFWSSGISNPLQAIEQMSYLMFMKRLDDDEIAKEKNVQLSGEPFESLFKDCPDCRWSQWNNMASDEMLDHVRDKVFPFLRDLGDDKSLYSRYMKDAVFAIPTGTLLTEATSIIDGMHIKEQNLDTKGDIYEYLLSELKTSGKNGQFRTPRHIIQMMVELLDPKAKETICDPACGTAGFLVNAYQHILKANTSRDLIKIDEDGNPYNFKGDKLSQEEFKLLKNKSLYGFDFDQTMVRISLMNLMMHGISNPRIDQTNTLSMRYSQHPNFDVVLANPPFKGSINKDELSDDFSINTTKTEILFLELMYNILTIGGRCAVIVPQGVLFGNSKAHKSIRQKLLEDCRLDAVISMPSGVFKPYAGVSTGILIFTKGEPTENVWFYDMEADGYSLDDKRTFIDGKGDIPDIIEKYINKNVEKLEDRKAQCFTVPLDEIKENDYSLSISNYKEIEYEEIEYEAPEVIKAKILELEEKIIQNLKDLEI; this comes from the coding sequence ATGTTAGATTCAGACCTCAAATCAAAGATTAATCAGTTATGGGATAAGTTCTGGAGTAGTGGGATATCCAATCCCCTGCAGGCCATTGAACAGATGTCCTACTTAATGTTCATGAAACGTTTAGATGATGATGAGATCGCCAAGGAAAAGAATGTTCAATTAAGTGGAGAACCATTCGAATCCCTCTTTAAAGACTGTCCTGATTGCCGCTGGTCACAATGGAATAACATGGCCTCTGATGAGATGCTGGACCATGTCCGGGATAAAGTATTTCCTTTCCTTAGAGATTTAGGAGATGATAAATCACTCTACAGTCGTTATATGAAAGATGCGGTCTTTGCCATTCCCACCGGTACTCTATTAACTGAGGCCACCAGTATCATTGACGGTATGCACATCAAGGAGCAGAACCTGGACACCAAAGGGGATATCTACGAGTACCTCTTATCTGAACTTAAAACCTCTGGTAAAAACGGTCAATTTAGAACTCCCAGACATATCATCCAGATGATGGTGGAATTATTAGACCCTAAAGCTAAGGAAACCATCTGCGACCCGGCCTGTGGTACTGCTGGTTTTTTAGTCAATGCTTACCAGCACATTTTAAAGGCCAACACTTCCCGGGATTTAATAAAAATAGATGAAGATGGAAACCCTTACAACTTCAAAGGGGACAAATTAAGCCAGGAAGAATTCAAACTCCTCAAAAATAAATCATTATACGGTTTTGACTTTGACCAGACCATGGTGAGAATCTCTTTAATGAACCTTATGATGCACGGCATCAGCAATCCAAGGATAGATCAAACCAACACCTTGTCAATGCGTTACAGCCAGCATCCTAATTTTGATGTTGTACTGGCCAACCCACCATTTAAGGGAAGCATAAATAAAGATGAGCTCAGTGATGATTTCTCCATAAACACCACCAAGACTGAGATTTTATTCCTAGAACTCATGTACAACATATTGACCATTGGTGGCCGTTGTGCAGTTATTGTTCCTCAGGGTGTTTTATTTGGAAACTCTAAGGCCCATAAATCCATCAGGCAAAAATTATTAGAAGATTGTAGATTGGATGCTGTTATATCCATGCCATCTGGTGTATTCAAACCTTATGCTGGAGTATCCACCGGAATTTTAATCTTTACCAAAGGTGAACCCACAGAAAATGTATGGTTCTATGACATGGAGGCCGATGGTTATTCCCTAGATGATAAGAGAACCTTCATTGATGGTAAGGGAGATATTCCAGATATTATTGAAAAATATATTAATAAAAACGTGGAAAAGCTGGAAGATCGTAAGGCCCAATGCTTCACTGTTCCATTAGATGAAATAAAAGAAAATGATTACTCTTTGAGTATTTCTAATTATAAAGAAATAGAATATGAAGAAATAGAGTATGAGGCTCCGGAAGTTATTAAGGCCAAAATCCTGGAATTAGAAGAAAAGATTATTCAGAATTTAAAAGATCTTGAAATTTAA